The genomic region CGGCGAGCCCTTGCGCGTCGAGCAGCCCGTCGCGCTCCACGGCCCGTACGAGCTCGGTCTGGGGCGGCAGCGCGTCGAGGTCGAGCGCCTGGCACAGCTCCTCTTCCAGCGCGTGCTTCAGCTCCAGCATTCCGAGGACGCGGGAGGCGTGCTTCGAGGAGACGACGGCCGCGTGTCCGGCGACGCCGCCGTGCGCGACGGTGGGCACACGCCGCGTGAAGCGAGGCACCTGGACGCGGTGGAGCTTGGCGGCGCGTCGGGCCACCCACACGAGCAGCGCGAGGCCCGCGCCGATCGCGAGGGAGAAGGCCATCGCTGGCGGCATCCCTTGGGTTCGCAGCTCCCGAGTCAGCTCGCGGAGGGCGTCGAGCGCGCTCGCGACGCGTGAGTCGTCGCCGCCGAAGTGCCCCTCCGAGGTGAAGGCGCCAGACACGATGATGAGCCGGCCGCCCCGCGGACCCCAGGTGTCGTCCTCGAGCGCGTACCGCGCGAGGCCCCGCGCGAGCGCCTTGTTCCCCGCGTACCGCAGCATCGAGTTCATCACGATGGACGGATCGGCGATGACGAGGAGGCGCCCCTTGCCCACCGCGCCCGCCACCGCCACCGGCACGTCAGGGGCGTCGGGATCGGCTGGCCGCACCTTGAGCACCGGGGAGAGATCAGGGTGCCGTATGCCCGTCGCGTGGTTCGTCACCACGCGGTGGACGTCAGCCACGATCGGGTGCGGGCTCGCGGGCTCGGCGAGGGCGAGGTGCGGGTTCTGTCGGAGCGACTCGGCGGGGGCCGCCGGCAGGGGGATGCGCGCCATCCCGAAGTGCTGCAAGAGCCCGTCTCCCTTGCCGAAGTCGTCGAGCAAGAGCACGCGGCCGCCCGCCTTCATGAACTTCGCGAGCTCGCCCGAGTCCACGCCTCGCTCGGGGTGGAGCATGAGCACGGCGTCGCGCGGGTCGAGGCTGCCGAGGTCGACGCGGTTGGAGACCACGACGTGGTCGGTCCCCAGCTCCGCGCGCGCCAACCGCACGAGCTCGGCGCAGCCCTCCCAGTCTGCGCCCGTGAGCGCGAACGGTTCGGCGTGCGCGAACCGGGGCCCAGAGAGGCCTAGCGCGACCATGGCCGCGAGGGCCGCCGCGCGCGCAAGGCGGCGAAATCGATAGGCTCCTGCGCCCGCTGCGAGGCGCGCGCGGTCCCCGCGCGGCCGCGCCGGGGTTGGACTCGTGGGGGCGCAGCGACGCGGTTCGCACGGCTCTGAGGGCGCCTCCAGCGCGCCGACGATTGGTGCAGGGTTGGCCATTGCTACCGGGGGAGTGTAGCCTTAGGTTTCAAGAACCTCGCACTCACCGCCGGCTCCTCCCTTTTTTTCCGCTCCGGTTGGAGGCCCCCATGCTCCCTCCCTTCATCATCGAGCAAATCCGAAAGCGCGAAGCCGACGAACGGGCCTCCTACGAGCAGCCCGTCGTCGAAATCCCCTTGCCCCGGCCGCGCCCCCGCACGGTCGAGCGTCCCTCGGACGACGAGCCCCGCCGCGGGGTCATCATCCTGGACCTGTGACCCCGCCCTGACCTCCCCCGTGCGCCGCGTAGGCGGGCCCGGGGGGATCACTTCTGCGTGAGCACCAGCGCCGTGGTCCCCAAGGCCGGCAGCGCCACGTCCAGCCCTCGGGCGAGGAGCTCGGAGCCGGTGCGCGTCACGGCAGGGCCGCCGCGGAGCGCATCGGTGACCTCGTACGTCGTGATCGCCGCGAGCCCGAGCCTCGAGCCGTCGACCAGCTCGAGGTGCACGGTCCCCGCGCCGTGCCCGCTCACCACGAACAAGAAGAGCTTCGGGTTCGCCCCTCCCGACCGCCTCGCCCACACCTCCTCGCGGAGGCCCGTCGCGCGCACCGCGGGCCCCACGCCCGCGAGGCCCATCAGGCCCCGCGCGAGGGCGCGCTTGCGGTCGAGATCGGCGTCGTCGGCGCGGTAGTAGGCGTCCTGGTTGAAGATCGTCGCGAAGTGGGCGCCGAGCAGCGCCCGTGGCGCGCCAGACCCTCCGCGGGAGAACGCGATGACCTTGCCGTCCGCGCCGAACGGCTGCGTGCGCTCGACGACGAGCGGCGTGGCGCCGGGCGCGGGCGTGAAGAACTTCTCGTACCAGTACGTGCGGGTGGTGCCCGTCGCGCCCGGGAGCTTCTGGTTCGCCTCGCCGGAGCGAAGCCCCAGCCCCGGCCACGTGTAGCTCCCGCTCGGCTGCGCGTCGAACAGCGCGGCCAGCCGCTGCACCGACGGCGAGCGGACCCCGGCGAGGTTGCGCGAGCCTGGGTCGAGCAGCGTGATGAGCGCGCCGCCGCCGGCGTGGAACGCGACCAGTTTGTCGGCCGAGGCGTCGTCGACGAGCTCGGGCAGCAGGAACAGCGCGGCTTTCTGCCCCGATAGATTGGCTCGGGCGACGTCCGCGACCTTCGCGTTGAACCCCGCGGTCATGAGCCAGCCGAACACACCAGGGTTCTCGTTGGCGTGCAGCGACGGGTGGTCGTCCATGGTGCCCGCCTGCGGCACGGCGTAGGCGCTGTCTTGGAGGAGCGTGACCGCGTCCTCGACCTCGTCGCTGGCGGAGAGCGCGGCCTCGTGGTCGGAGAGCAGGCGCCCCCAGCGCTTCATGACCTCGTAGCGGGGGCGGAGCTCGCCGTCCGGGCCGATCGCGCCCTGGAAGTCGTACGACGAGTCGTCGAGGTTGAAGCCGCCCCGGAGCACGTAGAAGCTGCCGCCCTTCATGCCGTGGCCGAACGCCTTCGCGAGGAGCTGGTCTGTCGCCTCGGGCGTGACGTTCGGCTTGATGCCGAGCGGGAAAGAGTAGAACCCTCCCTGCAG from Myxococcales bacterium harbors:
- a CDS encoding DUF4350 domain-containing protein, with the translated sequence MVALGLSGPRFAHAEPFALTGADWEGCAELVRLARAELGTDHVVVSNRVDLGSLDPRDAVLMLHPERGVDSGELAKFMKAGGRVLLLDDFGKGDGLLQHFGMARIPLPAAPAESLRQNPHLALAEPASPHPIVADVHRVVTNHATGIRHPDLSPVLKVRPADPDAPDVPVAVAGAVGKGRLLVIADPSIVMNSMLRYAGNKALARGLARYALEDDTWGPRGGRLIIVSGAFTSEGHFGGDDSRVASALDALRELTRELRTQGMPPAMAFSLAIGAGLALLVWVARRAAKLHRVQVPRFTRRVPTVAHGGVAGHAAVVSSKHASRVLGMLELKHALEEELCQALDLDALPPQTELVRAVERDGLLDAQGLAVLRRVLLKMATVETLILARRGPTPPPYKDRELVEAATDVKRIVEDVERNRAARRAGPA